Genomic window (Rosa chinensis cultivar Old Blush chromosome 6, RchiOBHm-V2, whole genome shotgun sequence):
TTCCATGGCCCCGGATAGCGCCGTCGCCTTCGTCCGAAGCAGAAAGAGCTCACTTGGTAGCTCCGTCGGAGGTGAGGGCCAGCGGGATCCATCTCTCTCCGTCACCGCCGCCGACGTGCAGATCACAGCGAGTACTGCTATCTACGGGGGTAAAGACCAGCGGGATCTGTCTCTCCCTGTCGCCGCCGCCGACGGGCATATCTCAGCGAGTACTACTGTCTACAGGGGAAAGGGCTAGCAGGAGCTGCCGCCAGGGGGAAGATCTCAGCGAGTACTGTTGTGTAAGGGGGCGAGCGCCAGCGAGATCCATCTCTCTCTATCGCCGAAGAGATCACTGTCATCGTCGACGGGCAGAACTCTACTGGTTTTCCTGTCATCATCGGAGAGAGTGATTTGAAGGAAGGTGTTAGGCTGGTCCGAGATACATGCGTTGGCTTTGGGGTTGGTAGTATTAACCCAACCCCGACCCCTGAATTCCACTTCTCTTATTGGGATCTAAAGCCGCATAACTTGATTGTACTATTTGTCATTTCAGAAGTATTGGGGATGATGCTTGAGATCATCTATGAGGAGTCTCACATTGTCCCCTACTTCATCATCTTTGAGATTAAGAACTAAAGATGCTCAAAATTTCCACTTTCTCACCACTCCCCCAAACATgaacaaaaactcattattgaattgaaataacatttttttgagattttcttttgtttcttttttttctttttcttttttttttcttcttgatactacaatttttgtttttgtttgtttgttttttttttttcatcaagtAAAATTGCAAAACGAAGAACACCTCTACACTTATTCTTTTCCAAGTACCCCCAAACTTGTTTCTTTTAGCATCATCATGACATAAAGAATCTCATATTGCTCATTAAGAAAACTTGAAAGGGTAAGGCAAGTGTTTAAGTTAAGGGTTTACATTTATGGTGTGAAGAATTGAAAGGCTAACATAAAGGCTCAAAATAGCATCTAAGGATATTGAATCTTTTTGGGACATACTcatttggccatggtggattcCTAGTTACCTAAATCATTTTCAAGATGTAAAATTGAGACAAAGAGTTTCGAAAGATATGAAGCAAGTTCTAGAGATGCAAAGCAAATGAGATGTTCACTCATGAAGAAATTAGTACTTATAAGGATGCATGCACTTCAATTAAGCTCAAATCTCACTATGCTTCTCTAGCTCAATATATTGACATGACAAATATggatataaatgaaatcaaacacTTGATCCATAatgatttattttgaaaaataaagctCATAAGAcccaaacatgctttctagccCACATTTATATTAagctcaagttcatcattggtgTTGGAAGGAACCTAAAATAAACACAAAAAGTActagaaaataataaactaaaaactttttttttcttcaatttaatACTAAACACTAACATAActccccccacacttgaacttaacAATGTCCCCAACGTTACAAAGTATTTTCTTGAAAGCACTTTCAATGAAAAGTCCAAgtatgaaagaaagaaacaagctatttataaaacaaaaaccaaCTAAATAATcacaaattgaaaaaaaaaaattgacaagaGTAAGTTAGAAATTTCTCCCCCGTGAAGACCATGAATTCCAAGCAAGGCACCAACATATAACCAACAAGGCAAGGGCTTTGCAATCCAACTCCAATAGTGTCAAATATCATCATTGAGCAAGAAATTCTCCATCAAAAATCAACATCAAACCCAACATTATTCAAACATTAAggtgaagaagaaaacaaatataCCAACATGCATCATGAATATGAAAGTGAATGAACACATGTTTAGCCATAAAAAGTTTCAAAAAGAGTGGCTAAAAGCATCATGAAGGTTCAACTACAATGAACTCTCTCCTAAAAACATTAGGGGTTACAAAAtaaaacagatttttttttctttaacaatttttttgtttttttttatcgatcgtttttttcttttttcttttggggggCTTGAGATCGATCGTTTGGAAGTGAAGATCGATCTTTTCTGATTTCAAAACTCTCTGTGACTCTAAACAAGAGATCGAtcatttgctttgttttttcaaATTCACTCACAAAACTTAAACTTTTAACACtacaaacaaactaagtaaacatgaaaatgaaagatgCAAGTAAAGGATTAAGAGAAACTCTCCCTTGAAGACCATGATCTTTATTATAAACACctccaatcaccaacaaacAATACCGAAGCCTTGCCATCAAGCTTGTCATCTTTGTGCTAttccaagagttttctttctcCTTCATCTTGCATCAAGAGCATGGCTACCTCCAAGTAGGGCTTTGTTTTCAGGACATCTTGCCGGTCCGTTGACCCTTGATTCGTTCAAGGGGGCTTCTTGAGACAACCATCTCCCTTGTTCACCTTCTTTGAACTTCCAAAGCAAGCTCACATGTCAACAAGTGCTCCTTTGAGCAATCCTcaaatttgtttcttcttcttgatggGGGTGAGGAGTGACTCAAAgccttgtgaacatggtaagacCAGAAGGGGTGCGCAAGCTTCTTTCTTACTTTTCTCATCTCCCTTTACGCCTCTCCATAGTAACCAAAAAAATAGTATTCATTCATGTCATCCGAAATTTGAAAGGGAGGAAAGATTTGGAACTTGATTTTGTCTCCAAGTACTTTCATGCTCATGGTGCCTTTCTTCACATTGATCTTGACACCGGCGGTGGCCATGAAAGCTCTTCCAAAGATGATAGGAAGCTCATTGCCAACCATGGGGGCTTCCTCCATGTCTAAGACTATAAAATCCGCCAGTATCACAAACTTTGCTACATTGATAAGCACATTCTCCAAGATACCTCTAGGATACCTCATGCTTCTATCCGCCAATTGGAGAGTGATTGAAGTTGGTTTCAAAACTCCTTCAAGACCAAGCTTCTTCAAAGACGAATAGGGCATTAAATTGATACTCACCCCAAGATCCATCAAGCACTTGTCAAAAGTAGTTTCTCCAATCTTGCTTGGAATAGTGAAGCTTCCCAGATCTTTGAGCTTTGGTGGAAGCTTTCTTTGAATGATAGCACTCACTTCTTCACAAAGAGCCATTTGCTCATGTTCTttgaacttcttcttcttcatgcacatctccttcaagaacttagcATAAGATGGGATTGTCTTCACGGCTTCAAGGAGTGGGATGTTTATATGAACCTTCTTGAACAAATCAATCATCTCTCTTAATTGGATctctttctttagttttttcTCTTGTTGTCATAGAGCTTGAGGGTAAGGGAGAgatacttcttcttcttgcaaaaTCTTCAAAGGAGGATTAAAAGTGATACCTCTTTGGAATGGTCTCTCAATTGGATGATCATTGGACACTTCTTTTTCATAGTTGGCCTTGAAATTTAAGTTGTTCTTCAATACCTCACATTGTCCTTCATATAGTCCAACACAACTTGCTCATGCTTTGATCTCCTTTCAAAACCCGGTAGCTCTCTCGGAGTTACAACTTCTTCATTAGTGGGCATGTACACATTATTCTCAACTTGCCTTCCACTTCTCAAAATAGCGATGGCCTTGGCTTTATGCCTTGGATTGTTGACCACTTGGCTTGGAAACACACCTTGCTTCATTTGGCTTAACTCTTGGGCTAGTTGCCCCATTTGTATCTCAAGCTTGCTCATGCTTTGGTGAAGGACATTGATCTTCTCATCTTGCTTTGCTTAAGTACCCTTGTTCTCTACAAAGACACTCATCAACATATCTTCCACGCTAGGATTTTTTAATGACTCTTGAGATGGTACAATAGGTTGTGCTTGAGGTGGAGGTTAATAAGGTGCCCTTTGGTATTGATTGTTAGCTCCTTGAATGTTGTAGTTGGAGGAGCTTGACCTTTGAAAACCTTGGCCGTGCTCACTATTGCCAAACCCTTGATCTTGATTTTGATTGCCTCCCCACCCAAAGTTTGGTTGGTTTCTCCATCCGGGATTGTAGGTGTTACTATATGGATCATTTCTTAGCCTTGGCTGGAAACCAACTTGGTTGCATTGCTCCATATCAACTTGAAGTGCACATCCTCTTGGACAAAACATTGTCTCATGTTGATCACTCTCACAAATTAAGCACACTTGCTCAACCATCTTGTTTGACATAGGTTGGAGTTACTCCCGATTTCCTTGAGCATTAAGAATCAAGTCTAGCTTCTTATTCATGTTAGCCTCAATCCTCTTCAACTCAATTTGCATTTGAGTGTTAGGTGGATCCATCCCATACATACCTCCTCTTCTTTGTTGATCCTTCAAAATCACATTGGCTTCTTTCACCGGTCTTCTATCACTTTGATTATCATAGAGTTGGGATGACTCGGCTAATGAGTCAAGAACACTTTCCGCTTCAATCTCATTCTTCTCCATGAAGCTCCCTTGACAAGCATTGTCAATTCTTTTCTTGGTATCTTAGCTTGACCCATTGTAGAAAGTGCTCAATAGCAACCACTTCTTGACACCATGATTAGGACAATTTTGCTCCATATCTTTGAATCTCTCCCAAGACTCATGGAACAACTCCGATGGGAACTCTTGAAAAGTAATAAGTAAATTCCTTAATGCATTGCTCTTTGATGGTGGAAAGTACTTCTTGAGGAATGCGGCCTTCATGTCATCCCATGAGTTGATACTTGCCGCTGGAATCTTGTACAACCAATCTTTAGCCTTATCCTTCAATGAGAAGGGAAAAAGCTTTAGCCTAAGGTTGTCTTCATCAATACCATTTAGTTGGACCGTTGAGCAAACTTCATTGAATAGCTTGATGTGCCTAAATGGATCACTGgtgaagccaccatcaaaagtcGGTAGAAGTTGCAAGGTACTTGGCATAATAGAAAAGGCATGAGCACATGGTGGCAAGACAATGTAACTTGGATGATTTGTGAAAGTAGGAACGGTTTAGTCCTTCAATGGCCTTGGTGCATCACCCATCTTTGCTTTAGGAAGCTTCTCCCTTAGTTGTCTTAGCAACCTATTTGCTCTTCTATCAACGTATTGAAGTAGAGTGAGTGGACCAATGGGATGATGTTTTacac
Coding sequences:
- the LOC112171106 gene encoding uncharacterized protein LOC112171106 translates to MIDLFKKVHINIPLLEAVKTIPSYAKFLKEMCMKKKKFKEHEQMALCEEVSAIIQRKLPPKLKDLGSFTIPSKIGETTFDKCLMDLGVSINLMPYSSLKKLGLEGVLKPTSITLQLADRSMRYPRGILENVLINVAKFVILADFIVLDMEEAPMVGNELPIIFGRAFMATAGVKINVKKGTMSMKVLGDKIKFQIFPPFQISDDMNEYYFFGYYGEA